Proteins encoded in a region of the Prinia subflava isolate CZ2003 ecotype Zambia chromosome 24, Cam_Psub_1.2, whole genome shotgun sequence genome:
- the CSF3R gene encoding granulocyte colony-stimulating factor receptor isoform X1, whose translation MAGRGAGAPLLLQLSLLLLLHLGGTLGCALVTVGSPVVPLGSAVTASCTIQRELCRGLEQGKVRISWMLDNKLVAGSQLQGPGDTEVSNLTLPRFNHTQARLWCCVEWNGTKQRVGMAEIRAGYPPAKPLNLSCTLNLSDYGLTCRWELGTDSHLPTSVVLKCARSRGQAVTGCTPRGGHSHCTVPRRLLQLYRQMEIWVSATNALGTAESEHLRIDPMDVAKLDPPTLQSIQSIPFQTDCIALAWDVAWGTEHMELQCELRYRAPEDPAWALVTGIIGRAGTAQRCGFLFGTQYHFQMRCRRNSASALASWSEWSPGRNYTTHEKAPTGKLDAWWGAQPAGPGGQLEVQLRWKAPRRREANGRVLGYRVTLSPRRRGRDPPTVCNTTHTQCSFSVPAGTRRVYLSAYNAAGESAPTEVVLLERKGQPVAGLRAMPRDEHSLWVHWEAPLAPVVAYVLEWQWVTTEPGHCSMCWQMERDGAATTALIQDGIEPFQRYNISVYPLYEGTVGVPVHTTAYSQQKAPSHAPKLHLKRIGKSEAELCWELLPVEMQNGFITSYTIFWANSITDVARLPASRDPRGCAGGGILPHRQPRVPPGATVNPSLSSFVMRGLKPSTLYKVHIMASTAAGGTNGTSLTLVTTVLDDSEIQFLFLTLGLVFVVLMVLLICFQKNERVKEQLWPSVPDPANSSLGKWVPAAAPQESLQVLAAREPGPAAISTVTVLEGEPAKQPGKEHPGLAAAAPALPRPYVRQEGPAEPVQYARVGSAGYRGQRLLPEPGPRFYENLRGRGNGGGGGAGDWAFLEEPPATFPLLQGLRIGGAEELHECRAD comes from the exons ATGGCCGGGCGCGGTGCTGGGGCAcccttgctgctgcagctctccctgctcctgctcctccaccttGGCG ggacactgggcTGTGCCTTGGTGACTGTGGGCTCCCCCGTTGTGCCCCTGGGCTCGGCTGTCACGGCGTCCTGCACCATCCAGAGAGAGCTCTGCCGtggcctggagcaggggaaggtcCGGATCAGCTGGATGCTGGACAACAAGCTTGTGGCTGGGAGCCAGCTCCAGGGTCCAGGGGACACAGAGGTGTCCAACCTCACCCTACCCCGGTTCAACCACACTCAGGCCAGGCTGTGGTGCTGTGTGGAGTGGAACGGGACCAAGCAGCGTGTTGGCATGGCCGAGATCAGGGCAGGCT ACCCTCCTGCAAAGCCCCTCAACCTCAGCTGCACCCTGAACCTCAGTGACTACGGGCTGACGTGCCGATGGGAGCTGGGAACCGACAGCCACCTCCCCACCAGCGTCGTGCTGAAGTGCGCCAG GAGCAGAGGCCAGGCAGTGACAGGCTGCACCCCGCGGGGAGGGCACAGCCACTGCACGGTGCCACGGCGGCTGCTGCAGCTGTACCGGCAGATGGAGATCTGGGTGTCTGCCACCAACGCCCTGGGCACGGCCGAGTCAGAGCATCTCCGCATCGACCCCATGGACGTGG ccAAGCTGGACCCCCCAACCCTGCAGAGCATCCAGTCCATCCCCTTCCAGACCGACTGCATTGCTCTGGCCTGGGATGTGGCGTGGGGCACAGAGCACATGgagctgcagtgtgagctgcGCTACCGGGCACCCGAGGACCCTGCCTGGGCCCTG GTCACCGGCATCATCGGCCGGGCCGGCACGGCGCAGCGCTGCGGCTTCCTCTTCGGCACGCAGTACCACTTCCAGATGCGGTGCCGGCGGAATTCTGCATCGGCTTTGGCCTCCTGGAGCGAGTGGAGCCCGGGCAGGAACTACACCACCCACGAGAAAG CCCCCACAGGGAAACTGGATGCGTGGTGGGGAGCTCAGCCGGCCGGGCCAGGGGGGCAGCTGGAGGTGCAGCTGCGCTGGAAG GCCCCACGGCGGCGGGAGGCCAACGGGCGAGTGCTGGGCTACCGCGTCACCCTGAGCCCCcggaggaggggcagggaccCCCCGACTGTCTGCAACACCACCCACACCCAGTGCAGCTTCTCGGTGCCCGCAGGCACCAGGAGGGTCTATCTCTCAGCCTACAACGCCGCCGGCGAGTCAGCACCGACCGAGGTCGTGCTCCTGGAGAGGAAAG GTCAGCCCGTGGCTGGGCTCCGGGCCATGCCCAGGGACGAGCACAGCCTCTGGGTGCACTGGGAGGCACCGCTGGCCCCAGTGGTCGCCTACGTCCTGGAGTGGCAGTGGGTGACAACAgagcctgggcactgcagcatGTGCTGGCAGATGGAGCGTGACGGGGCAGCCACCACAGCCCTTATCCAGG ATGGCATCGAGCCTTTCCAGCGGTACAACATCTCAGTGTACCCCCTCTACGAGGGCACTGTCGGGGTGCCCGTCCACACCACAGCCTACTCCCAGCAGAAGG CACCGTCCCATGCCCCGAAGCTTCACCTGAAGAGGATTGGCAAGtcagaggctgagctgtgctgggagctgctgccagtggaGATGCAGAACGGCTTCATCACCAGCTACACCATCTTCTGGGCCAACAGCATCACCGACGTGGCCA GgctcccagccagcagagacccgaggggctgtgcaggtgggGGGATTCTGCCACACCGACAGCCCCGTGTGCCCCCAGGTGCCACCGTGaatccttccctcagctccttcgTCATGCGGGGGCTGAAGCCATCCACCCTGTACAAGGTGCACATCATGGCATCCACGGCAGCCGGCGGCACCAACGGCACCAGCCTGACCCTGGTGACCACAGTGCTGG ATGACTCTGAGATCCAGTTCCTCTTCCTGACCCTGGGGCTGGTCTTTGTTGTGCTCATGGTGTTGCTCATCTGCTTCCAGAAGAACGAGCG GgtgaaggagcagctgtggcCCAGTGTCCCCGACCCCGCCAACAGCAGCCTGGGCAAGTGGGTGCCGGCAGCGGCGCCGCAG GAGTCGCTCCAGGTCCTCGCGGCGAgggagcccggccccgccgccatcTCCACGGTCACCGTGCTGGAAGGGGAACCGGCGAAGCAGCCGGGGAAGGAGCATCCCGGcctggccgccgccgccccggcgctgccccggccctACGTGCGGCAGGAGGGTCCCGCGGAGCCCGTGCAGTACGCGCGGGTGGGCAGCGCGGGGTACCGGgggcagcggctgctgcccgAGCCCGGGCCCCGCTTCTACGAGAACCTGCGGGGCCGCGGGaacggcggcggcggcggcgcgggggaCTGGGCGTTCCTGGAGGAGCCCCCCGCCACCTTCCCGCTGCTGCAGGGGCTCCGCATCGGCGGCGCCGAGGAGCTGCACGAGTGCCGGGCGGACTAG
- the CSF3R gene encoding granulocyte colony-stimulating factor receptor isoform X2, with product MAGRGAGAPLLLQLSLLLLLHLGGTLGCALVTVGSPVVPLGSAVTASCTIQRELCRGLEQGKVRISWMLDNKLVAGSQLQGPGDTEVSNLTLPRFNHTQARLWCCVEWNGTKQRVGMAEIRAGYPPAKPLNLSCTLNLSDYGLTCRWELGTDSHLPTSVVLKCARSRGQAVTGCTPRGGHSHCTVPRRLLQLYRQMEIWVSATNALGTAESEHLRIDPMDVAKLDPPTLQSIQSIPFQTDCIALAWDVAWGTEHMELQCELRYRAPEDPAWALVTGIIGRAGTAQRCGFLFGTQYHFQMRCRRNSASALASWSEWSPGRNYTTHEKAPTGKLDAWWGAQPAGPGGQLEVQLRWKAPRRREANGRVLGYRVTLSPRRRGRDPPTVCNTTHTQCSFSVPAGTRRVYLSAYNAAGESAPTEVVLLERKGQPVAGLRAMPRDEHSLWVHWEAPLAPVVAYVLEWQWVTTEPGHCSMCWQMERDGAATTALIQDGIEPFQRYNISVYPLYEGTVGVPVHTTAYSQQKAPSHAPKLHLKRIGKSEAELCWELLPVEMQNGFITSYTIFWANSITDVASATVNPSLSSFVMRGLKPSTLYKVHIMASTAAGGTNGTSLTLVTTVLDDSEIQFLFLTLGLVFVVLMVLLICFQKNERVKEQLWPSVPDPANSSLGKWVPAAAPQESLQVLAAREPGPAAISTVTVLEGEPAKQPGKEHPGLAAAAPALPRPYVRQEGPAEPVQYARVGSAGYRGQRLLPEPGPRFYENLRGRGNGGGGGAGDWAFLEEPPATFPLLQGLRIGGAEELHECRAD from the exons ATGGCCGGGCGCGGTGCTGGGGCAcccttgctgctgcagctctccctgctcctgctcctccaccttGGCG ggacactgggcTGTGCCTTGGTGACTGTGGGCTCCCCCGTTGTGCCCCTGGGCTCGGCTGTCACGGCGTCCTGCACCATCCAGAGAGAGCTCTGCCGtggcctggagcaggggaaggtcCGGATCAGCTGGATGCTGGACAACAAGCTTGTGGCTGGGAGCCAGCTCCAGGGTCCAGGGGACACAGAGGTGTCCAACCTCACCCTACCCCGGTTCAACCACACTCAGGCCAGGCTGTGGTGCTGTGTGGAGTGGAACGGGACCAAGCAGCGTGTTGGCATGGCCGAGATCAGGGCAGGCT ACCCTCCTGCAAAGCCCCTCAACCTCAGCTGCACCCTGAACCTCAGTGACTACGGGCTGACGTGCCGATGGGAGCTGGGAACCGACAGCCACCTCCCCACCAGCGTCGTGCTGAAGTGCGCCAG GAGCAGAGGCCAGGCAGTGACAGGCTGCACCCCGCGGGGAGGGCACAGCCACTGCACGGTGCCACGGCGGCTGCTGCAGCTGTACCGGCAGATGGAGATCTGGGTGTCTGCCACCAACGCCCTGGGCACGGCCGAGTCAGAGCATCTCCGCATCGACCCCATGGACGTGG ccAAGCTGGACCCCCCAACCCTGCAGAGCATCCAGTCCATCCCCTTCCAGACCGACTGCATTGCTCTGGCCTGGGATGTGGCGTGGGGCACAGAGCACATGgagctgcagtgtgagctgcGCTACCGGGCACCCGAGGACCCTGCCTGGGCCCTG GTCACCGGCATCATCGGCCGGGCCGGCACGGCGCAGCGCTGCGGCTTCCTCTTCGGCACGCAGTACCACTTCCAGATGCGGTGCCGGCGGAATTCTGCATCGGCTTTGGCCTCCTGGAGCGAGTGGAGCCCGGGCAGGAACTACACCACCCACGAGAAAG CCCCCACAGGGAAACTGGATGCGTGGTGGGGAGCTCAGCCGGCCGGGCCAGGGGGGCAGCTGGAGGTGCAGCTGCGCTGGAAG GCCCCACGGCGGCGGGAGGCCAACGGGCGAGTGCTGGGCTACCGCGTCACCCTGAGCCCCcggaggaggggcagggaccCCCCGACTGTCTGCAACACCACCCACACCCAGTGCAGCTTCTCGGTGCCCGCAGGCACCAGGAGGGTCTATCTCTCAGCCTACAACGCCGCCGGCGAGTCAGCACCGACCGAGGTCGTGCTCCTGGAGAGGAAAG GTCAGCCCGTGGCTGGGCTCCGGGCCATGCCCAGGGACGAGCACAGCCTCTGGGTGCACTGGGAGGCACCGCTGGCCCCAGTGGTCGCCTACGTCCTGGAGTGGCAGTGGGTGACAACAgagcctgggcactgcagcatGTGCTGGCAGATGGAGCGTGACGGGGCAGCCACCACAGCCCTTATCCAGG ATGGCATCGAGCCTTTCCAGCGGTACAACATCTCAGTGTACCCCCTCTACGAGGGCACTGTCGGGGTGCCCGTCCACACCACAGCCTACTCCCAGCAGAAGG CACCGTCCCATGCCCCGAAGCTTCACCTGAAGAGGATTGGCAAGtcagaggctgagctgtgctgggagctgctgccagtggaGATGCAGAACGGCTTCATCACCAGCTACACCATCTTCTGGGCCAACAGCATCACCGACGTGGCCA GTGCCACCGTGaatccttccctcagctccttcgTCATGCGGGGGCTGAAGCCATCCACCCTGTACAAGGTGCACATCATGGCATCCACGGCAGCCGGCGGCACCAACGGCACCAGCCTGACCCTGGTGACCACAGTGCTGG ATGACTCTGAGATCCAGTTCCTCTTCCTGACCCTGGGGCTGGTCTTTGTTGTGCTCATGGTGTTGCTCATCTGCTTCCAGAAGAACGAGCG GgtgaaggagcagctgtggcCCAGTGTCCCCGACCCCGCCAACAGCAGCCTGGGCAAGTGGGTGCCGGCAGCGGCGCCGCAG GAGTCGCTCCAGGTCCTCGCGGCGAgggagcccggccccgccgccatcTCCACGGTCACCGTGCTGGAAGGGGAACCGGCGAAGCAGCCGGGGAAGGAGCATCCCGGcctggccgccgccgccccggcgctgccccggccctACGTGCGGCAGGAGGGTCCCGCGGAGCCCGTGCAGTACGCGCGGGTGGGCAGCGCGGGGTACCGGgggcagcggctgctgcccgAGCCCGGGCCCCGCTTCTACGAGAACCTGCGGGGCCGCGGGaacggcggcggcggcggcgcgggggaCTGGGCGTTCCTGGAGGAGCCCCCCGCCACCTTCCCGCTGCTGCAGGGGCTCCGCATCGGCGGCGCCGAGGAGCTGCACGAGTGCCGGGCGGACTAG